In Streptomyces sp. NBC_00483, a single window of DNA contains:
- a CDS encoding carbohydrate ABC transporter permease, with product MTLAVDRPAAKKRAPRPGPIRRFKDSYRKYWYAYAMITPVVVVLGVLVVYPLVRGFYLTLTDANSLNSARTIGVNQIEATYKFVGLDNYADILWGPSSYDRFWSHFVWTIAWTAICVALHYCIGLGLALLLNEKLRGRTIYRLLLILPWAVPTFVTVFAWRIMLADSGIINVALGSLHLPQPSWLEDPTFQRIAAILVNTWCGVPFMMISLLGGLQSIDGSLYEAAEMDGATAWQRFRHITLPGLRPVSSTVVLLGIIWTFNQFAIIFLLFGNTAPDAQILVTWAYRLGFGQQPRDFAQSAAYGVLLLSILTVFTSFYYRWLKRNEQLAL from the coding sequence ATGACCCTTGCCGTCGACCGCCCGGCCGCGAAGAAGCGCGCGCCGCGCCCAGGCCCGATCCGGCGCTTCAAGGACTCGTACCGCAAGTACTGGTACGCGTACGCGATGATCACCCCGGTGGTCGTCGTCCTAGGTGTCCTCGTTGTCTACCCGCTGGTGCGCGGCTTCTACCTGACGCTCACAGACGCCAACAGCCTCAACTCGGCCCGTACCATCGGCGTCAACCAGATCGAGGCCACCTACAAGTTCGTCGGCCTCGACAACTACGCCGACATCCTGTGGGGCCCCTCCTCGTACGACCGCTTCTGGTCGCACTTCGTGTGGACCATCGCATGGACGGCGATCTGCGTCGCCCTGCACTACTGCATCGGGCTCGGCCTCGCGCTGCTCCTCAACGAGAAGCTGCGCGGACGCACCATCTACCGGCTGCTGCTGATCCTGCCGTGGGCGGTCCCGACCTTCGTCACCGTCTTCGCGTGGCGCATCATGCTCGCCGACTCCGGGATCATCAACGTGGCCCTCGGCTCGCTGCATCTGCCGCAGCCGAGCTGGCTGGAGGACCCGACCTTTCAGCGGATCGCCGCGATCCTCGTCAACACGTGGTGCGGTGTGCCGTTCATGATGATCTCGCTGCTCGGCGGGCTCCAGTCCATCGACGGGTCGCTGTACGAGGCCGCCGAGATGGACGGCGCGACGGCCTGGCAGCGCTTCAGGCACATCACGCTGCCGGGCCTCAGGCCGGTCAGCTCGACCGTCGTCCTGCTCGGCATCATCTGGACGTTCAACCAGTTCGCGATCATCTTCCTGCTCTTCGGCAACACGGCACCGGACGCGCAGATCCTCGTCACCTGGGCCTACCGGCTCGGCTTCGGGCAGCAGCCGCGCGACTTCGCGCAGTCCGCCGCGTACGGGGTGCTGCTCCTGTCGATCCTCACCGTCTTCACGTCCTTCTACTACCGCTGGCTGAAGCGCAATGAGCAGCTCGCCCTCTGA
- a CDS encoding extracellular solute-binding protein yields the protein MRRGIVATAVVASLALAATACGGSDDSGDKASGPVTITWWDTSNATNEAPTYRQLAKDFTKANPDIKVKYVNVPFDQAQNKFDTAAGASGAPDVLRAEVGWTPAFAKKSYLLPLDGTEALADKDKFQASLIKQAQFDGKTYGVPLVTDTLAFVYNKALFKKAGITEAPTSWDQLKKDAAKVKAETGADGFWGSTAGYYAEPFLMGEGTDTVDPAGKKITIGSAAAKKGLTTWKGLFSGKGLHKADATADAYAHIQDAFVNGKVASTIQGPWEITNFYKGSAFKDKKNLGIATVPAGSGGKPGAPTGGHNLSLYAGSDKAHQEASLKFVKWMTSAKTQEQVALKNATLPTRQDAYTAKVTADPGIAGYQKVLGSAQPRPELPEYSSLWTPMDQELPKVATGKESLDQGVSSLETSFAKLLPGFSK from the coding sequence ATGCGGCGTGGCATTGTGGCCACCGCGGTGGTGGCGTCCCTCGCACTCGCGGCGACGGCCTGCGGTGGAAGTGACGACAGCGGCGACAAGGCGTCGGGCCCGGTCACCATCACGTGGTGGGACACGTCGAACGCGACCAACGAGGCCCCCACGTACCGGCAGTTGGCCAAGGACTTCACCAAGGCCAACCCGGACATCAAGGTCAAGTACGTCAACGTGCCCTTCGACCAGGCGCAGAACAAGTTCGACACGGCGGCCGGCGCGAGCGGCGCCCCCGACGTGCTGCGCGCCGAGGTCGGCTGGACCCCGGCGTTCGCCAAGAAGAGCTACCTGCTGCCGCTCGACGGCACCGAGGCACTCGCCGACAAGGACAAGTTCCAGGCGTCCCTCATCAAGCAGGCCCAGTTCGACGGGAAGACCTACGGCGTCCCGCTCGTCACCGACACCCTCGCCTTCGTCTACAACAAGGCCCTCTTCAAGAAGGCGGGCATCACCGAAGCGCCCACCAGCTGGGACCAGTTGAAGAAGGACGCGGCCAAGGTGAAGGCCGAGACCGGCGCCGACGGCTTCTGGGGCTCCACGGCCGGCTACTACGCCGAGCCGTTCCTGATGGGCGAGGGCACCGACACCGTCGACCCCGCGGGCAAGAAGATCACCATCGGCTCCGCCGCCGCCAAGAAGGGCCTCACCACCTGGAAGGGCCTGTTCAGCGGCAAGGGCCTGCACAAGGCCGACGCCACCGCCGACGCGTACGCGCACATCCAGGACGCGTTCGTGAACGGCAAGGTCGCTTCGACCATCCAGGGCCCGTGGGAGATCACCAACTTCTACAAGGGCTCCGCGTTCAAGGACAAGAAGAACCTGGGCATCGCCACCGTCCCGGCAGGATCCGGCGGCAAGCCGGGCGCCCCGACGGGCGGCCACAACCTGTCCCTGTACGCGGGTTCGGACAAGGCCCACCAGGAGGCCTCGCTGAAGTTCGTGAAGTGGATGACGTCGGCGAAGACGCAGGAGCAGGTCGCCCTGAAGAACGCGACGCTGCCCACCCGCCAGGACGCGTACACCGCGAAGGTCACCGCCGACCCCGGCATCGCCGGCTACCAGAAGGTGCTCGGCAGCGCGCAGCCGCGCCCGGAGCTGCCCGAGTACAGCTCGCTGTGGACGCCGATGGACCAGGAGCTGCCGAAGGTCGCCACCGGCAAGGAGTCCCTGGACCAGGGCGTGAGCAGCCTGGAGACCTCGTTCGCCAAGCTGCTGCCCGGCTTCTCCAAGTGA
- a CDS encoding LacI family DNA-binding transcriptional regulator, which translates to MTQLPAQAARKAVPAPPATARLADIAAQAGVSEATVSRVLNSKPGVAAATRQSVLAALDVLGYERPVRLRRRSEGLVGLITPELENPIFPALAQVIGQALTRQGYTPVLATQTPGGSTEDELTEMLVDRGVTGIIYVSGLHADTTADMRRYEQLRAQGVPFVLVDGFSPQVRAPFISPDDRAAMQLAVTHLGSLGHTRIGLALGPKRFVPVQRKIEGFVRAMRDRFDLSPDDIEREFVQHSLYTLEGGQAAACDLMDRGCTAIVCASDMMALGAIRAARQRGLEVPDDISVVGFDDSPLIAFTDPPLTTIRKPVQAMGQAAVRTVLEEIGGTPAPHTEFVFMPELVVRGSTASGPNIVARR; encoded by the coding sequence ATGACCCAGCTGCCCGCCCAGGCCGCCCGCAAGGCGGTCCCGGCCCCGCCCGCGACCGCGCGCCTCGCCGACATCGCGGCGCAGGCGGGGGTGAGCGAGGCGACGGTGAGCCGGGTCCTCAACAGCAAGCCGGGCGTCGCCGCGGCCACCCGCCAGTCGGTCCTCGCCGCGCTCGACGTGCTCGGCTACGAACGGCCGGTGCGGCTGCGCCGGCGCAGCGAGGGGCTCGTCGGCCTGATCACGCCGGAGCTGGAGAACCCGATCTTCCCGGCGCTCGCCCAGGTCATCGGCCAGGCCCTGACCCGCCAGGGCTACACACCCGTCCTCGCGACACAGACCCCCGGCGGCTCGACCGAGGACGAGCTGACGGAGATGCTCGTCGACCGTGGTGTCACCGGCATCATCTACGTGTCGGGACTGCACGCGGACACCACCGCGGACATGCGGCGCTACGAGCAACTCCGGGCGCAGGGTGTGCCGTTCGTGCTCGTGGACGGGTTCTCGCCGCAGGTGCGGGCGCCGTTCATCTCGCCGGACGACCGGGCGGCCATGCAATTGGCGGTCACCCACCTCGGCTCGCTGGGCCACACGCGGATCGGTCTGGCGCTGGGGCCGAAGCGGTTCGTGCCGGTGCAGCGGAAGATCGAGGGCTTCGTGCGGGCGATGCGGGACCGGTTCGACCTCTCCCCCGACGACATCGAGCGCGAGTTCGTCCAGCACTCCCTGTACACACTGGAGGGCGGGCAGGCCGCGGCCTGCGACCTGATGGACCGCGGCTGCACGGCGATCGTGTGCGCCAGCGACATGATGGCGCTCGGCGCGATCCGGGCGGCGCGGCAGCGGGGGCTCGAGGTACCGGACGACATTTCGGTGGTCGGGTTCGACGACTCCCCGCTCATCGCGTTCACCGATCCGCCGCTCACGACGATCCGCAAGCCGGTGCAGGCGATGGGGCAGGCAGCGGTCCGCACGGTTCTCGAGGAGATCGGTGGGACTCCCGCGCCGCACACGGAGTTCGTGTTCATGCCGGAGCTGGTGGTTCGGGGGTCGACGGCGTCGGGGCCCAACATCGTGGCTCGGCGCTGA
- a CDS encoding tetratricopeptide repeat protein gives MTSHLSTHHWWFDATADTTAAESPPSPSLEVACHRRLRGPFTAAHFLLHQAVPQLVAQDSELVASARAAEVESIAPELMEIVPTPPQTLTNLADAKERTRFYPAPRALRIAHGVAELLMDWARSAHPRGLTLAFRGLDEADPTDRDLVAVLLRRCDPATLTVVVDGAGASDDLLGKALAAHTHRVPRLPFVDAELLPDTDLAQRYIDSDGTSDDARLLRAYEALPAAERARRHTARAELLAGRDEPTLRLGAIPYHLEHGTDPRGAGVEAIVHAVNACFNKGFYEAVVDLAERGRALLTGVEPDRTYWNLTHKTGACLCYLGRGADAFAYFEEMRRGSTSQDAHMGTAYLMAMLYTRFLPKDAHDEDLALAWVNTAIAIADVHPDPHKRVLVRAFMRNARALVELHRGNADGSLALVEEAMAITDADFGPDEQLLHRSVLLYNRAQVRGARGDHTASLADYDEVIRRDPDYGDYYFERAAQHRALGGTHEALADYATAIRLTPPFYEAHFNRADLLRELGDDAGALRDLDHALSIEPDHLDSLLHRANLSLERGDFDRARADIDHGLDIAPDNSQFLATQGALHSELGDTGAAYESYSAALKADPRCLAAWANRAVLAFDAGRPAEAVADLDAALALDDDAELRANRAVALQSLGQHRRAAADLDRAMASAGGVPDPELLYLRGVSRFALDDPSGALTDWRAHLAAYDRGGASPHAEEIHARAGAALREGAA, from the coding sequence ATGACCTCTCACCTGTCGACACACCACTGGTGGTTCGACGCCACCGCGGACACCACCGCCGCCGAGTCACCACCGTCCCCGTCCCTGGAGGTCGCCTGCCACCGCCGGTTACGCGGCCCGTTCACCGCCGCGCACTTCCTCCTCCACCAGGCCGTACCCCAACTGGTCGCACAGGACAGCGAGTTGGTGGCTTCGGCACGGGCGGCCGAAGTGGAGTCGATCGCCCCGGAGCTGATGGAGATCGTGCCGACGCCGCCGCAGACCCTCACCAACCTCGCCGACGCCAAGGAGCGCACCCGCTTCTATCCGGCGCCCCGCGCCCTGCGCATCGCGCACGGCGTGGCCGAACTCCTCATGGACTGGGCGCGGTCGGCCCACCCGCGCGGCCTCACCCTCGCCTTCCGTGGCCTGGACGAGGCCGATCCCACGGACCGCGATCTGGTGGCCGTGCTGCTGCGGCGCTGCGATCCCGCCACCCTGACCGTGGTCGTCGACGGCGCGGGGGCGTCCGACGACCTGCTCGGCAAGGCGCTCGCCGCACACACCCACCGGGTCCCCCGACTCCCCTTCGTGGACGCGGAGTTGCTGCCCGACACGGACCTCGCGCAACGCTACATCGACAGCGACGGCACCAGCGACGACGCCCGCCTGCTCAGGGCCTACGAAGCACTGCCCGCCGCCGAGCGGGCCCGCCGGCACACCGCACGCGCCGAACTGCTCGCCGGGCGGGACGAGCCGACACTGCGACTCGGGGCGATCCCGTACCACCTGGAGCACGGCACGGACCCGCGGGGCGCGGGCGTCGAGGCGATCGTCCACGCCGTCAACGCCTGCTTCAACAAAGGGTTCTACGAGGCGGTCGTCGACCTCGCCGAACGCGGCCGGGCGCTGCTGACCGGCGTCGAGCCCGACCGTACGTACTGGAACCTGACACACAAGACCGGCGCCTGCCTGTGCTATCTGGGGCGCGGCGCGGACGCGTTCGCGTACTTCGAGGAGATGCGGCGCGGCTCCACCTCGCAGGACGCGCACATGGGCACCGCGTACCTCATGGCGATGCTGTACACCCGGTTCCTGCCGAAGGACGCGCACGACGAGGACCTCGCGCTGGCCTGGGTGAACACGGCGATCGCGATCGCGGACGTGCACCCCGATCCGCACAAGCGGGTCCTGGTGCGGGCGTTCATGCGCAACGCACGGGCCCTGGTCGAGCTGCACCGCGGCAACGCCGACGGTTCGCTCGCCCTGGTCGAGGAGGCGATGGCGATCACGGACGCCGACTTCGGCCCGGACGAGCAACTCCTGCACCGCTCCGTCCTGTTGTACAACCGGGCGCAGGTACGCGGCGCGCGCGGCGACCACACCGCTTCGCTGGCCGACTACGACGAGGTGATCCGCCGCGACCCGGACTACGGCGACTACTACTTCGAGCGGGCCGCCCAGCACCGCGCGCTCGGCGGGACCCACGAGGCGCTCGCCGACTACGCGACCGCGATCCGTCTCACACCGCCGTTCTACGAGGCGCACTTCAACCGGGCCGATCTGCTGCGGGAGTTGGGCGACGACGCGGGCGCGCTGCGCGATCTGGACCACGCCCTCTCCATCGAGCCGGACCACCTCGACTCACTGCTGCACCGCGCGAACCTGTCCCTGGAGCGCGGCGACTTCGACCGGGCCCGCGCGGACATCGACCACGGCCTGGACATCGCGCCGGACAACTCCCAATTCCTCGCTACACAGGGCGCGTTGCACTCCGAACTGGGCGACACCGGAGCCGCGTACGAGAGCTATTCGGCGGCGCTGAAGGCGGACCCGCGCTGCCTCGCCGCCTGGGCGAACCGGGCCGTCCTCGCCTTCGACGCGGGCCGCCCCGCCGAGGCCGTCGCCGACCTGGACGCGGCCCTCGCGCTCGACGACGACGCGGAGCTGCGGGCCAACCGGGCCGTGGCGCTCCAGTCCCTCGGCCAGCACCGGCGCGCGGCCGCCGACCTGGACCGTGCGATGGCCTCGGCCGGCGGCGTGCCCGACCCGGAGCTGCTGTACCTGCGGGGCGTCAGCCGCTTCGCCCTCGACGACCCGTCCGGGGCGCTCACGGACTGGCGCGCCCACCTGGCCGCGTACGACCGCGGCGGCGCCTCCCCGCACGCCGAGGAGATCCACGCCCGCGCCGGGGCCGCGCTGCGGGAGGGCGCGGCGTGA
- a CDS encoding flavin reductase family protein encodes MTAEATSPPGVEAAEPDLVRSALRRHAKGVAVVTVGGERPAGFCVTSLASLSLDPPLLSFTVGLRSGSWEAVRGATHVMVQLLAAGQEEVARAFAGPRHARFGPGTSWHRDPLGLPALDGVLARFVLTPVSMRPVGDHALLIGLVVRADRVTEAGPLVHHAGTFVDLPRPPSTTGATGTTGTTGARH; translated from the coding sequence GTGACCGCCGAGGCGACGAGCCCGCCGGGCGTCGAAGCGGCCGAGCCCGACCTCGTACGGTCCGCGCTGCGGCGCCATGCCAAGGGGGTCGCCGTGGTCACCGTCGGCGGGGAGCGGCCCGCCGGGTTCTGCGTCACCTCGCTCGCCTCGCTCTCCCTCGACCCGCCGCTCCTGTCGTTCACGGTGGGCCTGCGGTCGGGTTCGTGGGAGGCGGTGCGGGGCGCGACGCATGTGATGGTGCAGCTGCTCGCGGCCGGTCAGGAGGAGGTGGCACGGGCCTTCGCGGGCCCGCGCCATGCCCGCTTCGGGCCGGGCACCTCCTGGCACCGCGACCCGCTGGGCCTGCCCGCCCTGGACGGCGTACTGGCCCGCTTCGTACTCACGCCGGTCAGCATGCGCCCGGTGGGCGACCACGCCCTGCTCATCGGGCTCGTGGTGCGGGCGGACCGGGTCACGGAGGCCGGGCCGCTGGTGCACCACGCCGGGACGTTCGTCGACCTCCCGAGGCCGCCGAGCACGACCGGCGCGACAGGCACCACCGGCACGACCGGCGCCCGGCACTGA
- a CDS encoding Lrp/AsnC family transcriptional regulator produces MAVDQLDTRILRLLLEQPRTSMREYARILGVARGTLQARLDRMERDGVITGVQPSLSPAALGHPVLAFVHIETTQGHLGDVGDELAGVPEIIEAYSTTGGGDLLARVAARDAEHLEDVIQQLNRLPGVVRTRTEVALRERVPHRLLPLVEAIGKAAGQPRG; encoded by the coding sequence ATGGCAGTGGACCAGCTCGACACCCGCATCCTGCGGCTCCTCCTGGAACAGCCCCGCACGAGCATGCGCGAGTACGCCCGGATCCTCGGCGTGGCCCGCGGCACGTTGCAGGCCAGGCTCGACCGGATGGAGCGGGACGGTGTCATCACGGGCGTGCAGCCGTCCCTCTCCCCCGCGGCCCTCGGCCACCCGGTGCTCGCCTTCGTGCACATCGAGACGACGCAGGGCCACCTGGGGGACGTCGGGGACGAGCTCGCCGGGGTGCCGGAGATCATCGAGGCGTACTCCACCACGGGCGGCGGCGATCTCCTCGCCCGCGTGGCGGCGCGCGACGCCGAGCATCTGGAGGATGTGATCCAGCAGCTCAACCGCCTGCCCGGCGTGGTCCGCACCCGTACCGAGGTGGCGCTGCGCGAGCGCGTCCCGCACCGGCTGCTGCCGTTGGTCGAGGCGATCGGGAAGGCGGCGGGGCAGCCGCGCGGATGA
- a CDS encoding HAD family hydrolase — translation MSDANHPSYHFRDTAIVFDLDGTLVDSEPNYFRASLATLARQGVKDFTWADHETYVGISTLETIGVWKRKYGIDAPDGELLEEMNARYLDLARADTHVFPQMRLFVERLHAAGVPMIVASGSSPEAIDAILTGTGLGAQLPLYVSADEVEHGKPAPDVFLEAAHRLGTQASHCVVLEDAAPGAAAAHAAGMRCIALPYVAAQAEDPAFTTADLLFKGGQEEFTARAACEWLERSAPSF, via the coding sequence ATGAGCGACGCGAACCACCCCTCGTACCACTTCCGCGACACCGCGATCGTCTTCGATCTCGACGGCACCCTCGTGGACAGCGAGCCGAACTACTTCCGGGCCTCCCTGGCCACCCTCGCCCGCCAGGGCGTCAAGGACTTCACGTGGGCCGACCACGAGACGTACGTCGGGATCTCCACGCTGGAGACCATCGGCGTCTGGAAGCGGAAGTACGGCATCGACGCGCCGGACGGCGAGCTGCTCGAGGAGATGAACGCCCGCTATCTGGACCTCGCGCGCGCCGACACCCATGTCTTCCCGCAGATGCGGCTGTTCGTCGAGCGGCTGCACGCGGCGGGCGTGCCGATGATCGTCGCGTCGGGTTCGTCCCCGGAAGCGATCGACGCGATCCTCACCGGTACGGGGCTCGGGGCGCAGCTGCCGCTGTATGTGTCGGCGGACGAGGTCGAGCACGGCAAGCCGGCGCCCGACGTGTTCCTGGAGGCGGCGCACCGGCTCGGCACGCAGGCCTCGCACTGTGTGGTCCTGGAGGACGCGGCGCCGGGGGCCGCCGCCGCGCACGCGGCCGGCATGCGCTGCATCGCGCTGCCGTATGTCGCGGCGCAGGCGGAGGACCCGGCGTTCACCACGGCCGACCTGCTGTTCAAGGGCGGTCAGGAGGAGTTCACCGCACGGGCCGCGTGCGAGTGGCTCGAGCGCTCAGCTCCGTCTTTCTGA
- a CDS encoding AMP-binding protein, with translation MSHGTSTIDTEAYLRDLRARQDRSRSGRQSSETRHEAGELTLPGHVARSAARHPDRPAIVTAAETLSYRQLDDQSARLAGWMTEQGVRPGDRVGVFLPNGARFVVALLAVLRIGAVHVPVNPMFRAADLRHELNDAAPELVVTRDALLPAVDEARADTPVRTVLADADWPRAVAHERHEPIADDLDALAALNYTGGTTGLPKGCEHTQRHMVYTATAIDNGRTATDAERERGIVSVCYLPIFWIAGENLGILAPLVSGGTSILLTRWNAAEVLDAIETHGATTMAGTVENYLELLDHPDFARHDLTSLSSPLTVSFIRKLTPALRARWKEAVGEHSVLREASYGMTETHTSDTNTLGFQDGDHDLLSDPVFCGLPVPGTDFMVVDFTTGEPLPLGERGEIVVRGPSVLTRYWRAPEATEAALRDGWLHTGDIGALDEEGCLHYLGRDKDMIKVKGMSVFPTEVETLLAQHPDVLAAAVVAVDAPDSGQRPYAFARTVPGSALTGDTLKEWAAGAMATYKVPHIVEILDELPLTPTGKIRKTELSARATRTRPVR, from the coding sequence TTGTCTCACGGCACGTCCACCATCGACACAGAGGCGTATCTGCGCGACCTGCGCGCCCGCCAGGACAGGTCCAGGTCCGGCCGCCAGTCGTCCGAAACCCGCCACGAGGCAGGGGAGTTGACGCTCCCCGGGCATGTGGCCCGCTCGGCCGCGCGCCATCCGGACCGGCCCGCGATCGTCACGGCGGCCGAGACCCTCAGCTACCGGCAACTCGACGACCAGAGCGCCCGGTTGGCCGGGTGGATGACCGAACAGGGCGTGCGGCCCGGCGACCGCGTCGGCGTCTTCCTGCCGAACGGGGCCCGCTTCGTCGTCGCCCTGCTCGCCGTGCTGCGCATCGGGGCGGTGCACGTGCCGGTGAACCCGATGTTCCGCGCGGCGGACCTGCGGCACGAACTGAACGACGCAGCACCGGAGTTGGTCGTCACCCGGGACGCGCTGCTGCCCGCCGTCGACGAGGCGCGCGCCGACACCCCCGTCCGCACCGTGCTGGCCGACGCCGACTGGCCGCGGGCCGTCGCCCACGAGCGCCACGAGCCCATCGCCGACGACCTCGACGCGCTCGCCGCCCTCAACTACACCGGAGGCACCACCGGACTCCCCAAGGGCTGCGAGCACACCCAGCGGCACATGGTCTACACGGCCACCGCCATCGACAACGGCCGCACAGCCACGGACGCGGAGCGCGAGCGCGGCATCGTCTCGGTCTGCTACCTGCCCATCTTCTGGATCGCCGGCGAGAACCTCGGCATCCTCGCCCCGCTCGTCTCCGGCGGCACCAGCATCCTGCTCACCCGCTGGAACGCGGCCGAGGTCCTCGACGCCATCGAGACCCACGGCGCGACCACCATGGCCGGCACCGTCGAGAACTACCTCGAACTCCTCGACCACCCCGACTTCGCGCGCCACGACCTGACGAGCCTGTCGAGCCCGCTCACCGTCTCCTTCATCCGCAAGCTCACCCCGGCCCTGCGCGCCCGGTGGAAGGAGGCCGTCGGCGAGCACAGTGTGCTGCGCGAGGCCTCGTACGGGATGACCGAGACGCACACCAGTGACACCAACACACTCGGCTTCCAGGACGGCGACCACGATCTGCTGAGCGACCCGGTGTTCTGCGGACTCCCGGTCCCAGGAACGGACTTCATGGTCGTCGACTTCACCACCGGTGAGCCACTGCCACTGGGCGAGCGGGGCGAGATCGTGGTGCGCGGCCCGTCCGTGCTCACCCGCTACTGGCGCGCGCCCGAGGCGACGGAGGCGGCGCTGCGCGACGGCTGGCTGCACACCGGGGACATCGGCGCCCTCGACGAAGAGGGGTGCCTGCACTACCTGGGCCGCGACAAGGACATGATCAAGGTGAAGGGCATGAGCGTCTTCCCGACGGAAGTGGAGACACTGCTCGCCCAGCACCCCGACGTGCTCGCCGCCGCGGTCGTCGCCGTCGACGCCCCGGACAGTGGTCAGCGTCCGTACGCGTTCGCGCGCACCGTCCCCGGATCCGCGCTCACCGGGGACACGTTGAAGGAGTGGGCGGCCGGGGCCATGGCGACGTACAAGGTCCCGCACATCGTCGAGATACTCGACGAGCTGCCGCTCACCCCCACCGGGAAGATCAGAAAGACGGAGCTGAGCGCTCGAGCCACTCGCACGCGGCCCGTGCGGTGA
- a CDS encoding TetR/AcrR family transcriptional regulator, translated as MARSQQDRPPRRQEWATRTARDRTDAPARGRLLDAAEQVFARLGYGPATIADITAQAEVSRAGFYVYFASKEEVFRVLAGRVRDAFLTAQDVPGVDPDDVAAVARASTAAFIAAYARHLPLLVLLEQQARGDAEVRALWEEIRERPVRRAARYVRRVAAEGRAHPVVDPLTLSRAVGGMSIEFARLVAERPATYDQAVADATVMYLHLLGIGAAPQQ; from the coding sequence GTGGCACGCAGTCAGCAGGACAGACCGCCCCGGCGGCAGGAATGGGCGACCCGCACCGCCCGCGACCGGACCGACGCCCCGGCGCGCGGACGGCTGCTCGACGCGGCCGAGCAGGTCTTCGCGCGGCTCGGCTACGGCCCGGCGACCATCGCGGACATCACGGCGCAGGCCGAGGTGTCACGGGCCGGCTTCTACGTCTATTTCGCGTCCAAGGAAGAGGTCTTCCGGGTGCTCGCGGGGCGCGTACGGGACGCGTTCCTCACCGCGCAGGACGTGCCCGGGGTGGACCCCGACGACGTGGCGGCGGTCGCGCGCGCCTCCACGGCCGCTTTCATCGCCGCCTACGCGCGACACCTGCCCCTGCTCGTCCTGCTCGAACAGCAGGCGCGGGGCGACGCCGAGGTGCGCGCCCTGTGGGAGGAGATCCGCGAGCGTCCGGTCCGCCGCGCCGCCCGCTACGTACGCCGGGTCGCGGCGGAGGGCAGGGCGCACCCGGTCGTCGACCCGCTCACCCTGTCCCGTGCCGTCGGCGGGATGAGCATCGAGTTCGCACGGCTCGTCGCCGAGCGGCCGGCCACGTACGACCAGGCGGTCGCCGACGCGACCGTCATGTATCTGCACCTTCTCGGTATCGGAGCAGCACCGCAGCAGTAG